CTCCCACATACAGTAATATATTTTAGAACAGGTGCTCCATTGCTATTTTTAATGGATAAGGCTATGAGGTGAACTGGCTCACAATGTAACACACCACAGAGAGGGGAGACATTGTCCATGCCTTCTCTTGGCTGATAAACAAGCCAAATTCCATAAACATGGTATACATTGTACAGCAGTTCAGGATTACTGACAATAATGAAATACCAGTGTGAAACCCATTCTACTCTGTGTATGATAAGAGCAATATGTGCTAATAATACTTTTGCAATGTCGTATatatacacttttaaaatatattattcttCTAGACTCACTTTGTAAAGCTGGGTGTAGAATGATCCTTTTGAAAGGGAGAGGTTGTAactatattctttttttcatgtttgtaatCACAGCATCTTTTCAGAATAATCTTCCCAGAAAATTACACATGGACGTCAGTCTTCAGTGTCCCCTGGAAACCTTGCAAATCATGATTTGCTTACAGTTACAGTTGTCAAAGTGGGAAGACTCTTATCTTTATTTGCTTGTATTTTTCTAAAGAGACAGTTCATCCCAAAAGTACACGTTCTTCCTATTCATCAGTCAAGGTGCTTTttgagttgcccagtgttggagtGAAGATATGTTTGCCTTCTATCCAATTTAAAGACCTACACCACATTTAGCTTGTGGggattaaatataaataataatatatttaaaaaaaactaaacggCATGGCCTCAAACCAGAAATCATGACCCAAGAGAGCCTAATCCATTAATCTGGTTGTGAGCAGTTTCATTTAGGACCTTTTTCTGGCTACTGAACTACACCTACATACATTTGCGCAACAAAGAGCACCACAAAAGAGGGAATGTTTATACTGTATCtacagtataaatacatatatagatatgtatatatgtatacatacattgGATTTGTGGATACATTGAACTCTCTCTGTCACCTTACATGTCTATactctgttgtgtgtgttcacagtagTAGTTGATTGTATACTTGCATCTTTGTGAAATGACATGCATGTAAAACAGATCTATCTATGTCCCATAAGGACAGGTGGATGAAGAAAGATCTGTTCAATGACCAGACCAGAATTACCAGAAAATATGCACTGATGTATTAGCCACTTTGTGCAAATCACattacagacattcatgttatGCTGCCATAAAACAGTGACAGTACTATCATTATAAGAGCATCTCATTAGGAAAAAcgttttaacattttgattatttacatgattAAGATTCAGTAATATAATGTTAACACATAAAGATCATGTGACAATAATATTGTCATGTTAATACCTCAGCACACAattatacacaaaacaaattatttagtttagtcTTATAGCAAGAAGAAATGGTCATAGCATAAACATGGTGGTGGTTTTTTGAACTGTATTTTAACTAGATGAAATATTCTGGATTGAATTCAGTGTTGCTCAGAAGATGAAAACTGCAGCCCCCCAGTCTTGTATGAAGTTGTCTTTTTACCTCAGATGCCAGTGCATCTGAACAGCAGCACCCCCTTGAGCAACTGTGGGTTGACGTATcccagtgggaattgaacccagatcaatatccactgcgccatcaccacccaccaCTTGAAGCCAAACTTTGCCTTGTCACTAAGCTAAACACAGCGTTTTGTTTAGAAACTCTTCTAATTTAACTCACCGTGATGGATGACTCAATGTTTTCTATGCATTCAACGGAATTGTAAAGGGAATTTGATTGAAATTTAATTGATTCGATTAATTCAAAGGGATCCTGAAAGCCAGAATATTATGACATGTTGCCATACAGCTCAAACAAAGTTTATGATGATCAGTAGTAGCCTTGTTGTGTCCAAAGAAACCTTGGGAAAACATGAGTGAAACTGGTTGATAAAGAGGTCCAACCTCAAGGTCCATTTAGTAACTTTACTAGAGTTTCCTCTGCAGATTGGGTTCGCCCAGTTGTCATGGAATTGtagttgttttcatttcctgaGCCCTTCAAATGgtttataatgacaataattaaCTTTGCAACTCAACACTAAAACTGGGATTTAAATAACATATCAAAATtctagaaaacatttaaaatacacttcattttGACAAACAACATTACCTTCTAACTGCGCTTTTACATGCATCTCAAATGATCTGATAAAGTGCAAAATCACAACCTCTAACAGTAACCCTTATATACTGCAGTATAGGTGTTGTGGTATTAAATGGCTTTTTAGGATATGCTTATTAAAATCTACTTATCCATAAGCTGTAGACTCATCTTAGCCTTTTAAATCACCAGATGATCCTCCAGAATTCTGCGCGAGCTCATGGTAAAATGTGTCGAACTGTCCAATAGCACTGATGATAGATGGAGATATGGAGAGAAAAGTCCTTTGGTTATTACATGCTGGAAGTCCTTTGGGTTTTCCAGCATATAATACAGAGGCCAAGCAAGCTATGTGGGCGTATGCATGTAATTTACATAAACATCCTGAAGGATTTTATTTCTTACATGGAGCTGACGTcaaatagaaagagaaaaagaagtgtAGGCTAGTTTTTTAAGAAGCAAACATCACTGATGAACTTGCATCAATAAGTAACTGGCATAAGTAAGTAACACAATTCTACATTCAAATCCTCCTTTAACTTTACTTCCTCCTTTAATGTGCCAATACCACATTAGCTTAAATATGCTAAAATTTGCCTTCCTTATACACTCCTTGTCAGTGTACTTATATACGTAATACAGTAAGAAAATCTGCGCTGATCAAAATAATGCACTTTAAATCGCCCTGGCTTTATGACAAAATGTACTAAACTGTTGAAGTTACGTCACTTTTGCTTCCCTCTCTTGTGATTTCATATCCAGTCTGCTTATAAAGAGGCAACCCAGAAAACGTCagcaaaaaatacttttaggATTgattctaaaaatgtaaaattcatACATGTTTGCAGAAACACgaatacattaaacatttttaaacgcCGATCAACTCCATCCTGTGTGATATGTATTGGTTTTAATACATATCCGTCTTCTTAGGCAACAGGGAATTCTAATATCACACACCAGTGTTACACCAGTGCATCCTCTTCAAGTCTTGTCCTGTATCACCATAACCGTCGGCCAGTGTAGTTAACTGGGGCTGTGGGCATCTACAAGAGAGAGTCAAACAAGTACTGAACAAGTAGCCTACAGGGATCCTGTGGTTAGTTATTAAGCAAATGAGGGTAAAGTACACAGAGTATGTGTTTCTTCCATACTTACTGTTCCACCATTCATGACCAGAGCCATCTCAGTGGGTTGGTAGACGTGACCTCTGAAGGCGATGCCAGGACGCACACTCCCATGGCTGCTGTGGTATGTTCCACTTCGGAGAGCTGACAGACCAGCAAGgtaaggcacacacacaccagttacAGGTGTAATGCTaacatatttttacatcttCTACATCATACTAATTCCAGTTTTTTGAGTAACTGCTATGACAGATGATTGTGCTACTGACTTATAAAAAGCATACAATAGTGGtgcaaaatatgtatatatgtatatatatgtgtattttttttttactgtattgcaATATCATCTTGCGCAATATACACATTGTGAAATGCTGCAACATGGCAATAGACAAATATTTCAAGTCAAAAActgcacattaaaatgtaattgtcattctgtttttagtggtgccttttatatttaatccaatgttaaatttgttcatTTAAAGAATGTTggaattaaattgttttaaaattcaacaagcaatttgtattttaacactCAAAGCAGCcaaaatgcagaactgagtacaaaaaaatctgtttgtttatcGTAAGTCATGACGTCATCGCGTTATTCAACAACCTTAAcgcatattgcatattttcatCATATCGTGCAGCTCTAGCGTACAAGCATCAAACTTGAGGAGGATTTATCTGACCAGTAGGTAACTCCCTAAACACCTAGAAACCCACACTGGGGGCTTATTCAGGAACTTGAATTTGCAAATGCTTTGATAAACGCCATGGCACTTGCTCCATGGTTACAGTGGCTGAGGCCAAAGAGTAATGTAGTGTTTGTAGTATCGTGCACCAAGCCAAACTGACAGACATGGTCTCTcagacacaacatttttttttctttttttaaagattattttttgggcattttaggctttgacagaacagctgaagatatgaaaggggagagagaggagaagtgacatgcagcaaagggcctcaggctggattcgaacgcGGGCTGGCTGCGTCGAGGAGagaacctctatatatgggcacccgctctaccaactgagctatgtGTGTGCCCAgacacaacattttaataatcaatacATCAGGGAGTGATTTTGGACGCAGCTACAGTTACTTTTGCTGAAACTCAACCAGCGTTGCGTCGCGTGAAAATGACAGGATGTTGCCACTTTGAATTTCCCAATGAGTCTGATGTTTCAAAGACTTCATTAGGCAACCGGACTTTGAGTGAGTGTAGTGGGACTACAAGCAAGAGGCAACAAACCAAAAACGTCTTCTGATGAGGTGCAGTGTGTTTATCttgaatttttcttttataataaaACCAGTTAAATATTTATCCTTGACATGGTAGACAAAAGTCATACAGTCAGGTGCACAACATCCACATCTagtgtttgctaacattagccagtaTACAATACTACAAAACTTATGAGAGTGTTAAATGGTGCCCTGGTATGTTGTAGGCCTATTGCCTATTAATTCAACTTGACATTTGCAGGAGGAagattgtgttatttgtttccTTCAAATGTCTCGCTTGAAAGGAAAATTCCAGTTTTTGTCAACCTGGGtcttattttcatatttctaGTCATCATTCCTAGCCCATGTGTTATCACAAGCTGTACTGCAGAACTGCAGAAACAGGAGGTTTACCGCCCATTAAAGAAAGTAGCAGAAGACTTAACCCTTATCCTTTCAACCACAAAGCAAATCTTCTAGTGACTTGCTTACACTGTGTTACATGACTTTCTTTTCCGTATGACTCTGCTATTGTGAAAGCTGGACTGCTTTCCTATTCAGTCAGTTTCTCcgctagcctggaaatccagacccaaataaCTCGCTGAGCCAATTGAAATTGTGCTcttgcaagaactctggatttccagtgTGGTTCTCCTCCTCAGTAAGTCATAAATTGGCCAACAATATCACCAGTCTCCTAAAGTCTACTTTCTTGCAAGACACTCTGTGAACCCGTTCTGCTACTGCCTCCACTCTTTGTTTATCCTGGTTCATCGTGGCTTAGCTTTACATCGTATAATTCCCTGTGAGCCACATTTTGCTGTGAACAAACTTACATGGCACACAGAGAGATATGTTTTTAATATCTGGGCTGGATCTCATcacttcaatcaatcaattcagCGGGAACCATTTAACACCTTTCAAACTTATGAGATAGCTTAcaatactgtaatatttcaaatgTCAGAATCTATGATACTTTTGCCGTCTACTCCTTTTTCATGCCTATGAACATTGACATATGACATTGAATGCGGAAAACGAAATTATTTCCAATATTTGGAGGGGAATCAAGGCAACATCCATCTTTGTTGTAAGTTGCTAGGCAACAGTGACCTCATGACTTACCATAAAACAGTTAAATGCCAATTTCTATACACGTTGAAACTACAACCTAATGAGTTTTTAAAGGGAGCATTAGacccaggttgaaaaaaatgtgtttccttttaaaCAGATTAATTAAACAAGAATGCACAggggcatacacacacacagacacataccaacacacacacacacacaccaacacacatacacattacataAGCCTACTTGCACCGTGCTCCTCCATAGAAAAAGCTTGGTTTTCCGGGAAGGGTCGGTGAGAGTGCGTGGGAAGCTCATCTCCGAAATGTGGAGGAGGAGACGTGTGAGTGGTGTCGAAGAAGTCTTGCGTGTTGGATTGTGGAGGGTTCCGGAGACATAGGTGCGTCTCTGGAATAGCGTGGAACAGCAGCAGGATCCAGCCCTGAATGACCAGAGCCACCGCCAGTGCAGGCTCATCCAACACCTTTACATTCTTctttgctcctcctcctcctcctaacCTCTCACCTTTCCCCTTTCCTCTCAGGGTTTGGCTACCATAAAGATAAAACCCAAGCCAAGCCACCCATAGCAATGCCGATGCCAGACTGGACAGAAAGAGCCAGAGAGCGTTACACTTCCATCTCCGTTTTTCACTATCTCCTTCTCTATCTTCTTCACTCCCACCTGCTCCTTCTGCCACCATCTCTCCTCCACACAGCACCACCCCCAGAGAAAGCCCCATGGCTATGAGGAGCAGCCCCAGGGTATAGCTGCATGTCAGAGCAAAGTCTAAAGGCGGATATTCGCAGGCTTGGTGACCCTCCCTGACTACAGTCAGCAAGACCCATTCAGCAGAGATGATCCCCTGAACCAAGGCCAAGGCCAGACCGAGTGCCGCCAGGGAGCTGCCCGATGGGCTCGACTTGCCAGCCACCAGCCTCCTGAGCCGCACACCCTGCACTAGCAAGCTGGAGAAGCAGAGGGCAAAAAGGGGTCCCCAGAAGGCCCTGCGGACCACACAGAGCACCTGGTTCTTCCCCACCAGGAAAGCCAGAGAGATGGTGAAGATCCCGAGGAGCGTGCCAAGGAGCAGGAGAAGAGGCCCCACGCCGGAGCGCCTGGCGTGGTCAGAAATGGAGCGCAGCTTAACTAGTAGGAGCACAGCGAGGACCACAGAGGCGACGCCACCGCTGCAGGCCATGGCCTCCAGAACCACACCCCACACCGACTCCAGGTCACACAGCACTCTGTATGGAGGTTCCACATCCACACTGCATCCccgaggaggaggtggagaagggTGGGAAGAGCCATAGTCGATCAGTAACAGGAGGCAGATGATGACCGGGCTGACGGCCATCttagagacagaaacagaaaatatgtaGCGATGGGGAGAAAGGTACAGAGAGATACACAAGAGGAGTGATATTGTGCAGAATGATCCAGAGAGGAGGGGGGCAGGAAGGTAAATATCGTGATGACTGTATATTAGTTCATACAGCATCTTCATGAGTCACAATACAACACCAGTCAATTTATTTAAGACCCAATCCGCAGAGATATCAGAGATTGATTTGTCAGTGAGAGTTTTTctctttaacacacaaacacacactcatgcactcACAGCAAGAATAGAACTGCTTTTAGCACCGGGCAATGGTTTCCATGGAAACGAGAAACAGCGTGGGCTGACTACAACGCATACTGGGCTTTTGAGAAGTCTAGTTTCAGTGCCCCACAGTAC
The sequence above is drawn from the Etheostoma cragini isolate CJK2018 chromosome 2, CSU_Ecrag_1.0, whole genome shotgun sequence genome and encodes:
- the gprc5bb gene encoding G protein-coupled receptor, class C, group 5, member Bb yields the protein MAVSPVIICLLLLIDYGSSHPSPPPPRGCSVDVEPPYRVLCDLESVWGVVLEAMACSGGVASVVLAVLLLVKLRSISDHARRSGVGPLLLLLGTLLGIFTISLAFLVGKNQVLCVVRRAFWGPLFALCFSSLLVQGVRLRRLVAGKSSPSGSSLAALGLALALVQGIISAEWVLLTVVREGHQACEYPPLDFALTCSYTLGLLLIAMGLSLGVVLCGGEMVAEGAGGSEEDREGDSEKRRWKCNALWLFLSSLASALLWVAWLGFYLYGSQTLRGKGKGERLGGGGGAKKNVKVLDEPALAVALVIQGWILLLFHAIPETHLCLRNPPQSNTQDFFDTTHTSPPPHFGDELPTHSHRPFPENQAFSMEEHGATLRSGTYHSSHGSVRPGIAFRGHVYQPTEMALVMNGGTMPTAPVNYTGRRLW